A genomic segment from Patescibacteria group bacterium encodes:
- a CDS encoding DUF3048 domain-containing protein: protein MNKIFKGLILFVLLILLSACQSNDQAVVIAPESIDIITKESSSKELDDFVLQENQGLSVAIMVDNFKDSRPLSGISDAKIVYEAPVEGGITRLLMLFQFNSLPDKIGPVRSARPYFIDWADEYEALFIHAGGSPIALANIKQDIYSIYDLNEISSNGNYFWRDWQRQEPHNLYISANSIENFVVNENIDKEIKQEFMSWKFNDNLQPDSVNEDFFYDSNDATYALRIDYKEPVVWEFNNDIGGYLRYQNNDIFLSDSDEQIVVKNIVVQKTDMVVFDEIGRKRIKTVGSGDAVVFQHNNIIQATWKKEKDLDRTRFYNKKSQEEIEFAPGLIWIEIVSNNHELMY from the coding sequence ATGAATAAAATATTTAAGGGTTTAATTTTGTTTGTTTTACTTATTTTATTATCAGCTTGCCAATCAAATGACCAAGCAGTTGTTATTGCTCCAGAATCAATTGACATTATAACTAAAGAATCATCCAGTAAAGAGTTGGATGATTTTGTTTTACAAGAAAATCAAGGATTATCTGTAGCAATCATGGTTGACAACTTTAAGGATTCTAGGCCATTAAGTGGAATCAGTGATGCTAAGATTGTTTACGAGGCGCCAGTTGAAGGGGGTATTACGCGATTATTAATGCTTTTTCAGTTTAATTCTTTGCCTGACAAAATTGGTCCAGTTCGGTCTGCTAGGCCTTATTTTATTGATTGGGCTGACGAATACGAAGCATTGTTTATTCATGCAGGAGGAAGTCCAATAGCTTTAGCCAATATTAAGCAAGATATTTATTCAATTTATGATTTAAATGAGATTAGCAGTAATGGAAATTATTTTTGGCGTGACTGGCAAAGACAAGAGCCACATAATTTATACATTTCAGCAAATTCTATTGAGAATTTTGTTGTTAATGAAAATATTGACAAAGAAATCAAACAAGAATTTATGTCATGGAAGTTTAATGATAATTTACAACCAGATTCTGTTAATGAAGATTTTTTTTATGATTCTAATGATGCGACTTATGCATTGAGGATTGATTATAAAGAACCAGTTGTTTGGGAATTTAATAATGACATTGGAGGATATTTAAGATATCAGAATAATGATATTTTTTTAAGTGATAGCGATGAGCAGATAGTTGTCAAGAATATAGTTGTTCAAAAAACAGACATGGTTGTGTTTGATGAAATTGGCAGAAAGCGCATTAAGACAGTTGGTTCTGGTGATGCAGTTGTTTTTCAGCATAATAATATTATACAAGCTACTTGGAAGAAAGAAAAAGATTTAGACAGAACAAGATTTTATAATAAAAAAAGCCAGGAAGAAATAGAGTTTGCTCCTGGTCTTATTTGGATAGAGATTGTGTCAAATAATCACGAGTTAATGTATTAG
- a CDS encoding 50S ribosomal protein L25 produces the protein MLNLKLKTRKIIGKKVKELRNNEIIPAIIYGHGIDSINVQMPYLDFIKIYKQAGQSSLLDLEVDSGGKQIKKMKALVYDIQYNPVTSKISHVDFYKTKAGEKLKTEIELKFIGEAPAIKNLGGILAVVLDKIEVECLPEDLIHEIEVDMTGLSTFEDVIRIKDLSIPEKLKTLQDEESMVVQIERPKKDKPKEDEPKEDEPVEGADKKETADDKAEESKQKE, from the coding sequence ATGTTAAATTTAAAATTAAAAACAAGAAAAATCATCGGAAAAAAAGTAAAAGAATTAAGGAACAATGAGATTATTCCAGCTATAATATATGGTCATGGAATTGATTCAATTAATGTTCAGATGCCTTATCTTGATTTTATTAAAATCTATAAACAAGCAGGGCAAAGTAGCTTGTTAGACTTAGAAGTTGATTCAGGGGGCAAACAAATCAAAAAAATGAAGGCCTTGGTTTATGACATTCAGTATAATCCTGTGACGAGTAAAATAAGTCATGTAGATTTTTATAAAACCAAAGCAGGGGAGAAATTAAAAACAGAAATAGAATTAAAATTTATAGGAGAAGCCCCGGCAATCAAAAATTTAGGAGGAATTTTGGCAGTTGTGCTTGATAAAATTGAAGTAGAATGTTTGCCAGAAGATTTGATTCACGAAATAGAAGTAGACATGACAGGACTATCTACATTTGAAGATGTAATCAGGATAAAGGACTTAAGTATTCCAGAGAAATTAAAAACATTACAAGACGAAGAAAGCATGGTTGTTCAAATTGAAAGACCTAAAAAAGATAAACCCAAGGAAGATGAACCCAAAGAAGATGAACCAGTCGAAGGGGCTGACAAAAAAGAAACAGCAGATGACAAAGCAGAAGAATCAAAACAAAAAGAATAA
- the rodA gene encoding rod shape-determining protein RodA: protein MINLSKIKRFDIVLFASMMIIIIISLTILYSLSLENDNSIQLSYFNRQFIFFLIGLALFLIISFTDYRLIKLVSFFIYILAILLLIFVFFAGQNFSWINLGFAYFQPAELAKIAAILMLAKFWQKSKKAVNTMDMVFSFVIVLPLIYLIIKQPDFGSAMVIVFIWLGIFLLREEDKKRIFGLFLIMILLAASIWLFFLQDYQKQRILTFVNPDSDPLGSSYQVSQSIIAVGSGKILGRGFGLGPQSQLNFLPAGQTDFIFSVIAEEFGLLGSLILILFYIILLYKIIKISTQVYDNFSMIICLGTVLYFFIQIILVIGMNIGLAPVVGLPLPLVSYGGSSLLVSMLLIGIIESIVIHQPFTKNKNTIIL, encoded by the coding sequence ATGATAAATTTATCAAAAATAAAACGATTTGATATCGTTTTGTTTGCTTCAATGATGATTATTATTATTATTAGTTTAACCATATTATATAGTTTATCGTTAGAAAATGATAATTCTATTCAATTAAGTTATTTTAATAGACAATTCATTTTTTTTCTTATTGGCCTGGCCTTGTTTTTAATAATTTCATTTACTGATTACAGGCTTATTAAATTAGTTTCTTTTTTTATTTACATTTTAGCCATTTTGTTGTTGATTTTTGTTTTTTTTGCTGGGCAAAATTTTAGTTGGATAAATTTAGGATTTGCTTATTTTCAGCCAGCTGAGTTAGCAAAAATAGCAGCCATTTTAATGTTGGCAAAATTTTGGCAGAAATCGAAAAAAGCAGTTAATACCATGGATATGGTTTTTAGTTTTGTAATAGTATTGCCATTAATATATTTAATTATTAAACAGCCAGATTTTGGCTCAGCCATGGTAATAGTATTTATTTGGTTGGGCATATTTCTTTTAAGAGAAGAAGATAAAAAGAGAATATTTGGACTATTTTTAATTATGATTCTTTTGGCTGCTTCTATTTGGCTCTTTTTTTTACAGGACTATCAAAAACAACGCATTTTAACTTTTGTTAACCCAGACAGTGATCCGCTTGGCAGTAGTTACCAAGTATCACAGTCAATAATAGCAGTTGGCTCTGGTAAGATTTTGGGAAGAGGGTTTGGACTTGGCCCTCAATCGCAATTAAATTTTCTGCCAGCTGGTCAGACAGATTTTATTTTTTCAGTAATTGCAGAAGAATTTGGTTTACTTGGTTCATTGATTTTAATATTATTTTATATTATTCTTTTGTATAAAATAATAAAAATTAGCACACAAGTATATGATAATTTTAGCATGATAATATGTTTGGGAACTGTTTTATATTTTTTTATACAAATAATTTTAGTGATTGGCATGAACATAGGTCTTGCTCCAGTAGTGGGGTTGCCATTGCCTTTAGTTAGTTATGGAGGTAGTTCTTTATTGGTAAGCATGTTATTAATAGGTATTATTGAGAGCATAGTGATTCATCAACCCTTTACAAAAAATAAAAATACTATAATATTATGA
- a CDS encoding DNA polymerase III subunit alpha produces MFTHLHVHSHYSLLDGLSKIDELIAQAKKFKMKSIALTDHGVMYGSIEFYQKAKQAGIKPIIGLEAYLAPDGLHSKTRKNRYHITLLAKNNQGYKNLLKLTSIAHLEGFYYKPRIDHQVLKKHSQGIIALSGCLQGEVPQMIINQQLAKANKAIKKYISIFGKKNFYLEIQHHPTLSKQEIVNKTLKKLASKHKLELVASADVHYIKKEDDKIQDILLCIQTKKKINDKNRLSMLGENYCLHSPEEMAKKMKKYPEALKNTMKIAKQCNVEIDLGKPRLPYFSLPKGKTEDEFLKELCEKNIPKKYPKTTALFLKQIKKRLSHELEIISKTGFSSYFLIVQDFVNWAKINKIVIGPGRGSAAGSIISFLLGITSIDPLEYGLLFERFMTEDRISPPDIDLDFADTRRDEVIQYVEEKYGRDHVAQIITFGTMASRAAIRDVGRVLDFPYSFCDKLAKMIPMGETLTNSLKISDELRNFYQSTPDAKEIIDSAKRLEGTIRHASKHACGLVISPQALTEYTPIQYDVSVKKEKTIITQYEMHAVEDIGLLKMDFLGLKNLTIIENTIKILKKTQNINIDINKISLTNKKAFSILKKANTKGVFQLESDGMRRYLKQLKPNCLDDIISIVALYRPGPMELIPEYIARKNGRKKIEYIHPKLKPILTNTYGIAVYQEQVLQIVRELASFTLSEADVLRKAVGKKIPKLLKDQKIKFIQGCIKNKIDKNIAEKIFSFIEPFAQYAFNKSHSACYAMIAYQTAFLKANYPVEFMASLLISNQKNIEEMASIIESAKKIDINVLPPEINESYKNFTVLNNKIRFGLLAIKNVGQGIVQEIIDEREENGLFQNLENFLDRVNTRNLNKKSLESLIKSGAMDCFGERNQLFQNTKTLLEFARKKQAEKINGQKNLFKIINFGSKMSLKLKKYPVIEHQQKLLWEKELLGLFLSSHPLKEYQKVIKKYSKTIEETKKTQNNFNSNTHKVVGIITKIKKIVTHSKENMLFAKIEDTTGEIEAIIFPNLLKANKDTLKENMIVAISGHLSTKDGSIKIIADKIKQVNKDILDDLLLKS; encoded by the coding sequence ATGTTCACTCATCTTCATGTTCATAGCCATTACTCTCTTTTAGACGGACTATCTAAAATAGATGAATTAATTGCTCAAGCAAAAAAATTTAAAATGAAATCCATTGCCCTAACTGATCATGGAGTAATGTATGGGTCTATTGAATTTTATCAAAAAGCAAAACAAGCTGGCATTAAGCCAATCATTGGATTAGAAGCATATTTAGCGCCTGATGGATTGCATTCAAAAACTAGAAAAAATAGATATCATATTACTTTGCTAGCAAAAAATAATCAAGGATATAAAAATCTTTTAAAACTAACTTCAATCGCTCACTTAGAAGGATTTTACTACAAACCAAGAATTGACCATCAGGTTCTAAAAAAACATTCACAAGGAATAATTGCTCTAAGCGGATGTTTACAAGGAGAAGTTCCTCAAATGATAATCAACCAACAACTAGCCAAGGCAAATAAAGCCATCAAAAAATATATATCTATTTTTGGTAAGAAAAATTTTTATCTAGAAATTCAGCATCACCCAACCCTATCAAAGCAAGAAATAGTCAATAAAACTCTTAAAAAATTAGCAAGCAAACATAAACTTGAACTAGTTGCTTCAGCCGATGTTCATTACATAAAAAAAGAAGACGATAAAATACAAGACATCTTGCTTTGTATTCAAACCAAGAAAAAAATAAACGACAAAAACCGTCTATCCATGCTAGGGGAAAACTACTGCCTACATTCTCCAGAAGAAATGGCCAAAAAAATGAAAAAATATCCTGAGGCATTAAAAAATACTATGAAAATTGCCAAACAGTGCAATGTTGAAATTGATCTTGGAAAACCGCGTCTCCCCTACTTCTCTTTACCAAAAGGAAAAACAGAAGATGAATTTTTAAAAGAATTATGTGAAAAAAATATTCCCAAAAAATATCCTAAAACAACTGCTTTATTTCTAAAACAAATAAAAAAAAGATTGTCCCATGAGTTAGAAATAATCAGTAAAACAGGATTTTCTTCTTATTTTCTGATTGTACAAGATTTTGTTAATTGGGCAAAAATAAATAAAATTGTTATAGGCCCTGGTAGAGGATCTGCGGCTGGCTCTATTATTTCTTTTTTATTAGGCATTACAAGTATTGACCCCTTAGAATATGGCTTACTTTTTGAAAGGTTTATGACTGAAGACCGAATCTCTCCACCTGATATTGACCTTGATTTTGCTGACACTAGAAGAGATGAAGTTATTCAATATGTAGAAGAAAAATATGGTCGAGACCATGTTGCTCAAATTATTACTTTTGGAACAATGGCCTCAAGAGCTGCCATAAGAGATGTGGGCAGGGTGCTTGATTTCCCGTATTCTTTTTGTGATAAACTGGCCAAAATGATACCAATGGGCGAAACCTTAACTAATTCTTTAAAAATATCTGATGAACTTAGAAATTTTTATCAATCAACCCCAGATGCAAAAGAAATCATTGACTCTGCTAAAAGATTAGAAGGCACTATAAGACATGCTTCAAAACATGCTTGCGGACTAGTTATTTCTCCACAAGCTTTAACCGAATATACTCCAATCCAATATGATGTTTCAGTTAAAAAAGAAAAAACAATAATAACTCAATATGAAATGCATGCTGTAGAAGATATTGGATTACTTAAAATGGATTTTTTAGGATTAAAAAATCTAACTATCATAGAAAATACAATCAAAATTTTAAAAAAGACACAAAATATAAACATTGACATTAATAAAATCTCTCTCACTAATAAAAAAGCATTTTCAATCTTGAAAAAAGCTAATACAAAAGGAGTGTTTCAACTAGAAAGCGATGGCATGAGGCGTTACTTAAAACAATTAAAACCAAATTGTTTGGATGACATTATTTCAATCGTGGCCCTATATCGCCCCGGTCCAATGGAATTAATTCCTGAATATATTGCCAGAAAAAATGGTAGGAAAAAAATTGAATACATCCACCCAAAATTAAAGCCAATCCTGACTAATACATATGGCATTGCTGTTTATCAAGAGCAAGTATTACAAATTGTCAGAGAGCTTGCCAGCTTCACTCTTTCAGAAGCAGATGTTTTAAGAAAAGCCGTTGGCAAAAAAATCCCAAAACTTTTAAAAGACCAGAAAATAAAATTCATTCAAGGGTGTATAAAAAATAAAATTGACAAAAACATAGCTGAAAAAATATTTTCTTTTATAGAGCCATTTGCTCAATATGCATTTAATAAGAGTCATTCTGCTTGTTATGCTATGATTGCTTATCAAACTGCCTTCTTAAAAGCAAATTATCCGGTTGAATTCATGGCTTCTTTGTTAATATCAAACCAAAAAAACATCGAAGAAATGGCTAGTATTATAGAATCAGCCAAGAAGATAGATATAAATGTCTTGCCTCCAGAAATCAATGAAAGCTACAAAAATTTTACGGTTCTAAATAATAAAATACGATTTGGGTTACTAGCAATTAAAAATGTTGGTCAAGGAATTGTTCAAGAAATAATAGATGAAAGAGAAGAAAATGGCCTTTTTCAAAATTTAGAAAACTTCTTAGACAGAGTAAATACAAGAAATCTAAATAAGAAATCCTTGGAAAGTCTAATTAAGAGTGGGGCCATGGATTGTTTTGGTGAAAGAAATCAACTTTTTCAAAATACAAAAACATTATTAGAATTTGCTAGAAAAAAACAGGCTGAAAAAATAAACGGACAAAAAAATTTATTTAAAATTATTAATTTTGGCTCTAAAATGAGTTTAAAATTAAAAAAATACCCTGTTATTGAGCATCAACAAAAACTTTTATGGGAAAAAGAATTATTGGGATTATTTCTCTCGTCTCATCCATTAAAAGAATATCAAAAAGTTATTAAAAAATATTCAAAAACAATTGAAGAAACAAAAAAAACTCAAAATAATTTTAACTCAAATACTCATAAAGTAGTTGGCATAATAACAAAAATTAAAAAAATAGTTACACACTCTAAAGAAAATATGCTTTTTGCTAAAATAGAAGATACTACTGGAGAGATTGAAGCAATTATATTCCCAAATCTTTTAAAAGCAAATAAGGACACTTTAAAAGAAAATATGATAGTGGCTATTTCTGGCCACCTCTCAACCAAAGATGGTAGCATTAAAATAATTGCTGACAAAATTAAACAAGTAAATAAAGACATTTTAGACGATTTATTATTAAAATCATAA